In Deinococcus maricopensis DSM 21211, the sequence CGCCTGCAGTGCCGCGTCCGGCGCGGGCGGCGCCTCCACCACGAGGTGACGGGGTGCACCCAGGGCCGCCAGCGTCGCCAGGCCCTGCATGACCATCAGCGTCAACCACGCGATGGGCAGGCCCCCGTGCATCTGCAGTTTCGTGAGCGGCGCGAGCGTCAGGAACGCCACGCCCGTGAACGGCGCGACGGCCATCGTCGCGAACCCCACGGCGCGCGCCTGCTCGCCCGCCTGCGCGCGCAGCGACGCGGTGGACAGCGTGCCCGGCCACAGCGCGCTGAAGCCCAGGCCGTGCAGCGCCGCCAGCACCAGCACCATCCACGGCACCGGCACCTGCGGCACCAGCCATACGGCCAGCAGCCCCAGCAGCCCACCGGCGAACGCCACGCGGTCCAGACCGTACTGCGTCACGAGCCGCCCGCCGAGCGCGCGCCCTACGGTGTCCGCCCCGAAGTGCACCGTCCACGCGAGCGCCACCAGCGACAGACTCATGCCGTGCCGCGGACCGTACGCGTACAGGAACGACGCGTACAGCCCGGTCCGCACGAACTCCGACAGGCACAACACCGCCAGCGCGGACGCGACCGTGCGGCGCGTGCCGTTCGGCCACGGCAGGGCGCTCACGCGCGCCGCCCGCATGCAGGTACGCTGAGGGCGTGTTCAGTGTCGTGGTGCCCGCCCGTAACGAAGCCGCCCACCTGCCCGCGCTGCTGCGCGCCCTCGCGGCGCAGACCCTGCCGCCCGCCGAGGTGATCGTCGTGGACAACGGCAGCAGCGACGCCACTGCCCGCGTGGCCCGTGCGGGCGGCGCGGTCGTCGTGCCGTGCGCCACGCCCGGTGTGGCCCGCGCGCGTCAGGCGGGCCTGGACGCCGCGCGCGCCCCGTGGATCGCCACGACCGACGCGGATTCCCTGCCGCGCCCCGACTGGCTGGAGCGACTCTCCGCGCACACGTCCGGCGCGGTCGCGCTGTACGGCCCCATGCGTTTCTCGGACGCCACGCCCGTGGACGCCGCCCTCAGCGAGGCCGGGTACCGGGTGTTCCTGCGCGCCGCGCACGCCCTCGGGCACGCGAACCTGGCCGGCGCGAACATGGCGTTCTCCCGCATGGCCGCGCACCTCGCCGGCGGGTACCCGGACGTGGAGGCGCGCGAGGACATCCTGCTCGGCGCGGCCCTCGCGCAGCTCGGCCCGGTGCGGTACGTGCCGGACGCCCTGGTGCTCACCAGCGCCCGCCGCATGCACGCGGCGGGCGGCTGGGCGCCCTTCCTGTGGCGGCACGTCAGGAACCTCGGCGGCCGAACAGCAGGGTACTTCGACGGGCGGTAACGTCGGGCGAGCGGTCCGTCCAGGGGCGCGCGCTCGCCCGCCAGAACGCCTCGGCGTACACGTCCAGCATGCGCGCCGTGACGCCCTCCACGGTGGACGCCCGCGCGAACGACCGCGCGCCCGCCGAGAAGGCCGTGTGCAGCGTGGAGCTGCTCAGCAGCTCGTGCGCGTGCCGCGCGAGGCCGGACGCATCGCCGGGCGCGACCAGGAAGCCGCTCTCGCCGTTCCGCACGCCGTCCAGCGTGCCCTGCGCGCCCACCGCGACGACCGGGACGCCCATGACCTGCGCCTCGTGCAGCACCAGCCCCTGCGTCTCGGTGTCACTGCCGAACAGGAACAG encodes:
- a CDS encoding MFS transporter, with the protein product MRAARVSALPWPNGTRRTVASALAVLCLSEFVRTGLYASFLYAYGPRHGMSLSLVALAWTVHFGADTVGRALGGRLVTQYGLDRVAFAGGLLGLLAVWLVPQVPVPWMVLVLAALHGLGFSALWPGTLSTASLRAQAGEQARAVGFATMAVAPFTGVAFLTLAPLTKLQMHGGLPIAWLTLMVMQGLATLAALGAPRHLVVEAPPAPDAALQAPPRVRRTLLFLLPAAVVQTLALTLVGPLLQSDGFKHDSGLSTLGVWGLPALLAVGGAAAYGLLNFTGRLADRRDPRLVLIVGLVLAGAGMTALALKPPVWAYFAIAALVGVGYAGLVPGWGGLLTRMLPERDRATAWGAVLSAENIGTGVGPLLGAVAYDQFGLSGPFVVASVLLFGVALMYVLSRFRTATSTA
- a CDS encoding glycosyltransferase, whose protein sequence is MFSVVVPARNEAAHLPALLRALAAQTLPPAEVIVVDNGSSDATARVARAGGAVVVPCATPGVARARQAGLDAARAPWIATTDADSLPRPDWLERLSAHTSGAVALYGPMRFSDATPVDAALSEAGYRVFLRAAHALGHANLAGANMAFSRMAAHLAGGYPDVEAREDILLGAALAQLGPVRYVPDALVLTSARRMHAAGGWAPFLWRHVRNLGGRTAGYFDGR